A single genomic interval of Geotrypetes seraphini chromosome 1, aGeoSer1.1, whole genome shotgun sequence harbors:
- the LOC117368359 gene encoding olfactory receptor 5V1-like — protein MANCSTVTEFIILGLSDAEELMHWLFVVFLFVYLTTVLGNAVIITVILSESSLHTPMYFFLGNLSFLDVGSSSVILPKMLSSLFSGQKTISFVGCFVQMFFFELLAGTECFLLAVMAYDRYVAICKPLNYSLIMSQKACLALLVSSWFASFLNSTVHTVAASVLTFCGPNGINHFFCDVPPLYKLSCSDTSRNEKLLLTAGVFVGMGPCLFITLTYAIIISTILKISSTERRVKAFSTCASHLTVVVLFYGTATFSYIRSLPGFSFDKGKIIPILYSSITPMLNPLIYSLRNREVKGALRKALWRKGNSGFH, from the coding sequence ATGGCCAATTGTAGTACTGTGACAGAGTTCATTATCCTGGGACTTTCTGATGCAGAGGAATTGATGCATTGGCTCTTTGTTGTGTTTCTCTTTGTCTATCTCACTACAGTCCTTGGAAATGCAGTGATAATTACAGTCATCCTATCTGAGTCGAGTCTGCATACGCCTATGTATTTCTTCTTGGGCAATCTCTCCTTCTTAGATGTTGGTTCCTCCTCTGTCATCCTGCCCAAAATGTTATCCAGCCTGTTCTCAGGGCAGAAGACAATATCTTTTGTGGGGTGCTTTGTTCAAatgttcttctttgaacttttggCAGGCACGGAGTGCTTTCTACTTGCTGTAATGGCTTATGATCGCTATGTGGCTATCTGCAAGCCACTCAATTATTCACTGATAATGAGCCAGAAAGCCTGCCTTGCGCTGCTGGTCTCTTCCTGGTTTGCCAGTTTCTTAAACTCAACTGTACACACTGTTGCAGCCTCCGTGCTCACTTTCTGTGGTCCCAATGGGATAAACCATTTTTTTTGTGATGTACCCCCTCTGTATAAGCTCTCCTGTTCAGACACCTCCCGCAATGAGAAGCTTCTTCTCACAGCTGGGGTGTTTGTAGGGATGGGCCCTTGTCTTTTTATAACACTGACCTATGCCATTATCATATCTACCATCCTGAAGATAAGTTCAACTGAAAGGAGGGTCAAGGCATTCTCTACCTGTGCCTCCCATCTCACCGTAGTTGTTCTGTTCTATGGGACAGCTACTTTTAGTTATATCCGGTCACTCCCAGGTTTCTCCTTTGACAAAGGTAAAATTATCCCAATTTTATACAGCTCAATCACTCCTATGTTGAATCCCCTCATTTATAGCCTGCGGAACAGGGAGGTGAAAGGGGCACTGAGGAAAGCTCTATggaggaaagggaacagtggatTTCATTGA